Proteins encoded in a region of the Neoarius graeffei isolate fNeoGra1 chromosome 3, fNeoGra1.pri, whole genome shotgun sequence genome:
- the LOC132883045 gene encoding pleckstrin homology domain-containing family G member 3-like isoform X2 gives MVLMSVISHLISLSLAALSCSTGSQASWILSQLTTGERRGSPWTSRQGYLAHIIDTEHLPIIPDQVCALFGNIEDIYEFNSELLQELDLCKNDPVAIAKCFVLKSDYFEIYTQYCTNYPNSVAALTECMRNKTLLKFFMERQEVLKHPLPLGSYLLKPVQRILKYHLLLQEIAKHFDPDEDGYDVVEEAINTMTEVAWYINSMKRKHEHAVRLQEVQSLLINWHGPDLTTYGELVLEGTFRFHHTKHNRTLFLFERVLLITKRHGENFVYKTHISCSTLMLMEGAKDSLCFSVTHYKHPKQPHTVQARTLEEKKLWTHHIKRLILENHHTIIPQKAKEVILEMDPMYQKYRFNSERKKKAQSDDFTHTQLTKEMLKNKAMLKDEEWQGHEDTQQFQQEERQVCEDPDTNKSSPSIVQFQNNTAELGATKGIKSMSDCEQSKIRHTGEHNMSAVEGSDQNEVKEEIVLNQDGQSSEEEVEEDCAESENHSILPPSVLDKASVIAEHFISNVRQSSAAPDELQSPQRIQQGVTSSKNAAAHFNLLSPGEEMMYGSDRHACRRRDSTLSKQERLLIDKIRNYYETAEQQDAGFSLKRRESLTYIPSGLVRTSVSHFNKIPHSDYRIKPPNTETSLVASLPTSSDIRTKPDKLRHVCSREADGSVSQKSEEFSEECFHSSAEMIKIWQEMEKEVTGSLRECKFRDMSRFRGTSSVSQRFSRNTEAQVKEQELKAADDLSTITEESPIKGIEDENEKESTENAVLSLRKKFSQNIQSRETFNQPRRWASETTINTVNQIPSLTDEETKTTIKGKPNLALSLTACVQVTQDVQQIQTSSSNSVTVLSPERSYSKSPMPFEGFLWPDVSELCSKYSSLECASLTPLTSTANALSPGYGMDNKASRIQRAGSLDQKMVGFGWTNLQDNKVNSDYCISAQAPLPKHRTITVLEKVNKTDTHTSQSQNHVQVQSPTSREKMSLLSVTERCRLYEDLDEAAFRMEPETRNKDNKTDKHSNATQQGVVKNLREKFLNLK, from the exons atggtcttaatgtccgtgatatctcatctcatctcattatctctagccgctttatcctgttctacagggtcgcaggcgagctggatcctatcccagctgactacgggtgaaaggcggggttcaccctggacaagtcgccag ggcTACCTCGCCCACATTATAGACACTGAACATTTACCCATCATACCTGATCAGGTGTGTGCTCTGTTCGGAAACATTGAGGACATATACGAGTTCAACAG TGAGCTGCTGCAGGAATTGGATTTGTGTAAAAATGACCCGGTGGCCATTGCCAAGTGTTTCGTACTAAAG AGTGATTACTTTGAGATCTACACACAGTACTGCACCAACTACCCAAA ctcAGTTGCTGCATTAACAGAATGCATGAGAAATAAAACACTGCTGAAGTTTTTCATGGAGAGACAGGAAGTTCTGAAACACCCACTTCCTCTTGGCTCATACCTTCTCAAACCTGTACAGAGAATACTGAAATATCATCTGCTCTTACAG GAGATAGCGAAGCACTTTGATCCTGATGAAGATGGTTATGATGTGGTGGAGGAGGCTATTAACACCATGACTGAAGTTGCCTGGTACATAAACAGCATGAAAAGAAAGCATGAACATGCTGTCCGTCTGCag gaaGTGCAGTCATTGCTGATTAATTGGCATGGTCCTGACTTGACCACATACGGTGAACTCGTTCTGGAGGGAACCTTCCGCTTTCATCACACAAAACACAATAGAACTCTCTTCCTGTTTGAGCGGGTTCTGCTCATCACCAAACGGCATGGAGAGAACTTCGTCTACAAAACACACATCTCT TGTTCAACGCTGATGCTTATGGAGGGAGCAAAAGACTCGCTGTGTTTCAGTGTCACACACTACAAGCATCCTAAACAGCCTCACACAGTGCAG GCCAGAACACTGGAGGAGAAGAAACTCTGGACTCATCACATCAAACGTCTCATTTTAGAAAATCATCACACCATCATTCCGCAGAAG GCTAAAGAGGTGATTTTAGAAATGGATCCAATGT ATCAGAAGTACAGATTTAACtctgaaaggaaaaagaaagcaCAGTCTGATGATTTCACGCATACTC AATTAACCAAAGAGATGCTCAAAAACAAAG CCATGCTTAAG GATGAAGAGTGGCAAGGACACGAAGACACCCAACAGTTCCAGCAGGAGGAGAGACAAGTGTGTGAGGATCCAGACACAAATAAG TCTTCTCCAAGCATAGTCCAGTTCCAGAATAACACAGCAGAACTTGGAGCTACAAAGGGAATAAAATCCATGTCTGATTGTGAACAAAGCAAAATCAGACACACTGGTGAGCACAATATGAGTGCTGTGGAGGGATCTGACCAAAATGAGGTAAAAGAAGAAATTGTGCTGAATCAGGATGGACAGTCTTCAGAAGAGGAAGTGGAGGAAGACTGTGCAGAAAGTGAGAATCACTCCATCCTTCCACCGTCTGTTCTCGATAAAGCAAGTGTCATTGCTGAACATTTTATTTCTAATGTTCGCCAAAGTAGTGCAGCACCAGATGAGCTTCAGTCTCCTCAGCGAATTCAACAGGGAGTAACGTCAAGCAAAAACGCAGCTGCTCATTTTAACCTCCTGTCCCCAGGGGAGGAGATGATGTATGGGTCAGATCGACATGCCTGTAGAAGGAGAGATTCGACTCTGTCCAAACAGGAACGGCTGCTCATTGATAAAATCAGGAACTACTACGAGACTGCTGAGCAGCAGGACGCAGGTTTCAGCTTGAAGCGCAGAGAGAGCCTGACTTACATCCCGAGTGGGTTAGTGCGCACTTCTGTCAGCCACTTTAACAAAATCCCTCACAGTGATTATCGGATTAAACCTCCAAACACGGAAACATCCTTAGTGGCATCATTACCCACGAGTTCTGACATCAGAACTAAACCTGATAAACTCAGACATGTGTGCAGCAGAGAGGCTGATGGCTCTGTGAGTCAGAAATCAGAAGAGTTTTCAGAAGAATGTTTCCATTCATCAGCAGAAATGATTAAGATTTGGCAGGAAATGGAGAAAGAAGTCACAGGCTCACTGAGAGAATGTAAGTTCAGAGATATGTCACGGTTCAGAGGAACAAGTTCAGTTTCCCAAAGATTCAGTCGAAACACGGAAGCTCAAGTTAAAGAACAAGAACTGAAGGCCGCTGATGATCTCAGTACTATTACAGAGGAATCACCAATCAAG GGTATAGAAGATGAAAATGAAAAAGAGTCAACAGAAAATGCAGTCTTAAGTCTGAGGAAGAAGTTTAGCCAGAACATACAAAGCAGAGAAACTTTTAATCAGCCAAGGAGGTGGGCCTCAGAGACGACCATAAACACAGTTAATCAAATACCATCGCTAACAGACGAGGAGACCAAGACAACCATCAAAG GAAAACCAAACCTGGCACTCTCATTAACAGCATGTGTTCAGGTAACACAAGATGTACAACAAATACAGACTTCCTCTTCCAATAGTGTAACAGTTTTATCTCCAGAACGTTCATACTCAAAAAGTCCCATGCCATTTGAGGGTTTTCTTTGGCCAGATGTAAGCGAGCTGTGTTCCAAGTACAGCTCTTTGGAGTGTGCTTCTCTCACACCACTCACTTCTACTGCAAATGCACTCAGTCCAGGCTACGGCATGGACAACAAAGCATCTCGGATTCAGCGAGCTGGGTCTCTGGATCAGAAAATGGTTGGCTTTGGATGGACTAATTTACAGGACAACAAGGTCAATAGTGATTACTGTATCTCAGCACAGGCACCATTACCCAAACACAGGACCATTACTGTGCTGGAAAAAGTCAACAAAACCGATACACACACCAGCCAATCACAAAATCATGTCCAGGTTCAGTCCCCCACATCGAGGGAGAAAATGTCCCTGCTGTCTGTGACTGAGCGCTGCCGACTGTATGAGGATCTGGATGAGGCAGCTTTCAGAATGGAGCCAGAAACCAGAAACAAAGACAATAAAACTGATAAACACAGTAATGCCACGCAGCAGGGTGTTGTCAAAAACCTCCGGGAAAAATTTCTTAATCTGAAATAG